A single Branchiostoma floridae strain S238N-H82 chromosome 11, Bfl_VNyyK, whole genome shotgun sequence DNA region contains:
- the LOC118425925 gene encoding putative phospholipase B-like 2: MQRSKMAACRNIFCGRMLSCLLLFSFVFSAVSDGSKLASVRYDEAAKTYQITDKLDPSAAAWANFTDRISSTGWSFLTVTTNEKYDDSVQAYAAGLVEGYLTRDLMYNHWLNTVGAAFCSSRSAFCKNLESFLKTNLAWMQEQIQASGDTDDYWHQVKLTLQQLSGLDDGYNDDPRQPSLDINPFGFLIFQIGGDMEDLQEALKDKDSHRVLGSGSCSALVKLLPGNADLLVAHDTWDTFQSMLRIIKKYQFPFKLGGEDKIPGHTVSFSSYPGVIYSGDDFYITSASLVAQETTIGNSNPALWKYVQPQGQVLEWLRNIVANRLANKAMDWATIFKKYNSGTYNNQWMIVDYKTFTPNKDLPEKGLLVVLEQLPGMVMMDDVTSVLAKQAYWPSYNSPYFEKIFNTSGLPAMVEKYGDWFSYEHTPRANIFRRDHGKVTDISSMIKLMRYNDFQNDPLSKCDCTPPYSAENAISARSDLNPANGTYPFSALQHRCHGGTDMKMTSYSMHESHQMMAVSGPTHDQQQPFQWSTSDYDKQFYHLGHPDLFNFDPIHVIWFDQSDN, encoded by the exons ATGCAGAGGTCCAAGATGGCTGCTTGTCGTAACATATTTTGCGGAAGGATGCTCTCCTGTTTGTTGCTGTTTTCCTTCGTTTTCTCCGCCGTTTCAGACGGCAGCAAGCTCGCATCCGTTCGGTACGATGAAGCCGCCAAGACGTACCAAATCACCGACAAGCTGGACCCCAGCGCCGCCGCCTGGGCCAACTTTACGGACAGAATATCTTCAACCGG ATGGTCATTCCTGACCGTGACCACCAATGAGAAGTACGATGACAGCGTACAGGCGTACGCGGCAGGCCTGGTGGAGGGTTACCTCACGCGGGACCTCATGTACAACCACTGGCTCAACACAGTGGGTGCAGCCTTCTGCAGCAGCAGGAGTGCATTCTGTAAGAACCTGGAGAGTTTCCTGAAAACCAACCTGGCCTGGATGCAGGAACAGATACAGGCCAGTGGGGACACAGACGACTACTGGCACCAG GTTAAGCTGACTCTGCAGCAGTTGTCAGGTCTGGATGACGGGTACAACGATGATCCCAGGCAGCCTTCTCTGGACATCAATCCTTTTGGCTTCCT GATTTTCCAGATCGGTGGAGACATGGAGGATTTGCAGGAGGCCCTGAAGGACAAAGACTCTCACCGCGTCCTCGGGTCCGGGTCCTGCTCTGCGCTCGTCAAGCTGTTGCCAGGCAACGCTGACCTGCTGGTGGCACACGACACCTGGGACACCTTCCAGTCCATGCTGAGGATCATCAAGAAGTACCAGTTCCCCTTCAAATTGGGTG GTGAAGATAAGATCCCAGGCCACACCGTTTCCTTCTCCTCCTATCCTGGAGTTATCTACTCAGGAGACGACTTCTACATCACAAGCGCATCCTTG GTTGCCCAAGAGACGACCATAGGAAACAGTAACCCTGCCCTATGGAAGTACGTACAGCCCCAGGGACAGGTGCTGGAGTGGCTGAGGAACATCGTGGCCAACAGGCTGGCCAACAAGGCCATGGACTGGGCAACCATCTTCAAGAAATATAACAGTGGCAC ATACAATAACCAATGGATGATAGTGGATTACAAGACTTTCACGCCCAACAAGGACCTTCCCGAGAAAGGGCTGCTTGTTGTACTCGAACAACTGCC AGGCATGGTGATGATGGATGATGTGACATCAGTCCTGGCCAAGCAGGCTTACTGGCCAAGTTACAACTCACC TTATTTTGAGAAGATCTTCAACACCAGCGGTTTGCCCGCCATGGTTGAGAAGTACGGGGACTGGTTCAGCTACGAGCACACACCGCGGGCAAACATCTTCAGGAGAGACCACGGGAAGGTCACGGACATCAGCTCCATGATCAAGCTCATGAG GTACAATGACTTCCAGAACGACCCCCTGTCCAAGTGCGACTGTACGCCCCCCTACAGTGCAGAGAACGCCATCTCTGCCAGGTCCGACCTCAATCCCGCCAACGGAACCTACCCGTTTAGCGCTCTACAGCATCGCTGTCATGGCGGCACAGAcatgaag ATGACGAGCTATTCCATGCACGAAAGCCACCAGATGATGGCGGTGAGCGGCCCGACACACGATCAACAGCAGCCCTTCCAGTGGAGCACGTCGGACTACGACAAGCAGTTCTACCATCTGGGCCATCCCGACctcttcaactttgaccccaTTCATGTGATCTGGTTTGACCAATCAGATAACTGA